Within the Bacillus pumilus genome, the region GTTTTTTGCTGCTCTTTTTGGCTTTCCGTTTAATTTTTCTAGGTGATGCGGTTTTGTATTCTTTCAGCTGCAGCGTGAATTCTCGATCACCAATATCATAAGTACCTTCGCTATGGTTAAAACTCTCTATGCTGCATTGCATATTGATTTTGGTTCCAGTAACGATAAAGCGTACAGGCTTCTTTGAACGCATCATTCGTTCTATTTTCGCTATCGCATTCTCTGGTGATGGAATGCTTTTATATTCAGCGATCGGTGTATACTTCTTCGGAAAAAAGGCTGTAAATGAAATTTGGCGAGCCCCTGGTACATCCAAGAATGTGAGCTCGCCAAATTTAGATACTTTAATAGATTCATTTTGTACGTTATTGTTCAGTTCAAGTTTTTCAGGAAGAACAGGGAATCGTAGTTTGTCCTTCCCTTGCGAAATCCACAATTGATATTTTGATTTAGCCATCGATCACGACTCCCTTCGTTCCTGTGTTGATTTCTACTTCTAGTTCTTCAGCTATTGATCGTTTGATCTTATCAACAAGTGAATCTTCATCTTGTCCATTATGGAAGTGCTGATCACCGTTAAAATTGATAATGACTTGTTTTGATCCACCAGAAGCAGACGGTGCATTCGTTGTGCCAGCTGTTACTGTTTGCACCTGCCCTTGTGAAAGTTCAGATGATGCAGAGTTGGCCGGATCGTATACGTCCATTCCTAAAGCCTGTGCAGCTTGCGCCAACAAGTAACGGCCACGTATGCCTCGTTCTTCAGGAATAATCCATTCACGCTTGTTTCCTTCACCGATTCTAGCAACCTGCTCTTGCGTGATTAGACCACCGTTTGCATACCCCTTATATGGTCCACCGTTTCTCATACTTCTTAATCCAGGCGTGTTAAAGACTGTCCCATATCTGCCCTTAATGTAGTTAATTGCTGCTACGGCATTATGAATTGGGTTCCAGATGTCATTCATGCCTTTGCCTTTATTAGAATTAAACGTCGGTCCAATGGTTTGCATTAAACCTTTAGACGGTGTTCCCTTTTTGGCGTTGGAATCCCATAAGTTGATTGCTCTCGGATTTCCATTTGATTCATGCTGCGCGATGGTCATCAAACCAGGTAGCCAGCTCATCGATGTGCCAGTTGCCATTAGAGCAGCCATGAGCCATTGCTGAACACTAAGACCTGAAGCCCCCATACCACTGAATGCACCGATTAATGAACCAGCCTGATTTTCAGCAAACTTTTTCACATCAACTGAATCGAGTCCTTTGACGACACCGATCGATGCAAATTTTCCAAGACTCATCATGACGCGTGAAGGGGAATGAATGTCTAGCTCTTCGCGGAAGGCTTGCTCCACTTTCTTGGCCATGTCCTTGGCTGCTTGTGTCACTTCGCTTCCTTTGGAACGCA harbors:
- a CDS encoding LysM peptidoglycan-binding domain-containing protein, which translates into the protein MAKSKYQLWISQGKDKLRFPVLPEKLELNNNVQNESIKVSKFGELTFLDVPGARQISFTAFFPKKYTPIAEYKSIPSPENAIAKIERMMRSKKPVRFIVTGTKINMQCSIESFNHSEGTYDIGDREFTLQLKEYKTASPRKIKRKAKKSSKKRSSKGAPKVYTVKKGDTLWDISGRFYGDSTKWRRIWNANKAAMIKRSRRNIRQPGHWIFPGQKLKIPQ